Proteins from a single region of Mumia flava:
- the rpsS gene encoding 30S ribosomal protein S19, producing MPRSLKKGPFVDDHLLKKVEAQNEAGTHQVIKTWSRRSMILPSFIGHTVAVHDGRKHVPVFITDAMVGHKLGEFAPTRTFRGHVKDDRKSRRR from the coding sequence ATGCCACGCAGTTTGAAGAAGGGGCCGTTCGTCGACGACCACCTGCTCAAGAAGGTGGAGGCTCAGAACGAGGCCGGCACCCACCAGGTGATCAAGACCTGGTCGCGCCGCTCGATGATCCTCCCGTCCTTCATCGGCCACACCGTCGCGGTCCACGACGGCCGCAAGCACGTGCCGGTGTTCATCACCGACGCGATGGTGGGCCACAAGCTGGGCGAGTTCGCACCGACGCGTACCTTCCGCGGACACGTCAAGGACGACCGGAAGAGCCGCCGCCGCTGA
- a CDS encoding molybdopterin-dependent oxidoreductase, with amino-acid sequence MSIRVNGAEVDAHPEAGRCLRTFLRDVGCGDVKKGCDAGDCGACTVLLDDVPVHSCITPAVRAVGRDVTTAAGLSPGEDTADVARRFREAQGFQCGFCTSGMVTTAACLSEADGDDLERLLKQNLCRCTGYRAIRDAIAGRRNTEPDDVEGPVGRSIGSAAGPDLVRGRARFTLDDPPAGLLHAAVVRSPHPHARILEVDTAAALSRPGVVAVLTHHDVPDVAFSTARHHHRTDDPLDTRVLDSRVRFVGQRVALVVAETPQDAQRAVRDVAVRYEPLQAVTDPEAARRPGAPLLHADAPDDAGIADPARNVVARIDSEIGDVDAALAGAAHLVEATFSTGRVQATHLETHGAVGWLEGETLVVRTSSQVPYLVRDELALLLGRDPTTVRVETTRVGGGFGAKQEMLVEDLVALAVLRTGRPVQLELSRTEQLTATTTRHPMRIRVRAGADADGRLCALDVDVLSDTGAYGNHGPGVLFHGCNESIAIYRCAAKRVRGEAVYTNTVPAGAFRGYGLGQVVFALEQVVDELGRRAGLDPFETRARNVVLPGDPMVAWSTEPDDVVYGSHGALECLRLASDRLESHAPPPGPQWRVGRGVALAMIDTIPPRGHRGEATVRLLPGGTYEARCGTAEFGNGSTTTHLQLVAQTLATTTARVRLVHGTTASVGHDTGAFGSTGIVVAGAALQAAARDLAEQLVAAAAARVGGDPGSARLESDAVVVDATRVPLADLVATDDGPLVGRGHADGSPRSVAFNVQAFEVAVDVESGEVRILGSVHAADAGVVLNPEQCRGQIEGGIAQGIGTALYEEVVVGADGVVRTPVLRTYHVPQIGDVPSTDVLFATTYDTVGPQGAKSMSESPYNPVAPALANAIRDAVGVRMTELPMSRDRVWRAIAAQSQS; translated from the coding sequence ATGAGCATCCGGGTCAACGGCGCCGAGGTCGACGCACACCCCGAGGCGGGCCGGTGCCTGCGGACGTTCCTGCGCGACGTCGGGTGCGGCGACGTGAAGAAGGGGTGCGACGCCGGCGACTGCGGCGCCTGCACGGTGCTCCTCGACGACGTCCCGGTGCACTCCTGCATCACCCCGGCGGTGCGCGCCGTGGGCCGCGACGTCACCACCGCCGCGGGCCTCTCCCCCGGCGAGGACACCGCCGACGTCGCGCGCCGGTTCCGCGAGGCGCAGGGCTTCCAGTGCGGGTTCTGCACGTCCGGGATGGTCACGACCGCCGCGTGCCTCTCGGAGGCCGACGGCGACGACCTCGAGCGGCTGCTCAAGCAGAACCTGTGCCGCTGCACCGGGTACCGCGCGATCCGCGACGCGATCGCGGGCCGACGCAACACCGAGCCCGACGACGTCGAGGGTCCGGTCGGTCGGAGCATCGGCTCGGCCGCAGGACCGGACCTCGTGCGCGGCCGGGCTCGGTTCACCCTCGACGACCCGCCCGCCGGGCTGCTGCACGCGGCCGTGGTACGCTCGCCCCACCCGCACGCCCGGATCCTCGAGGTCGACACGGCGGCCGCGCTCTCCCGACCGGGCGTCGTCGCCGTGCTGACGCACCACGACGTCCCGGACGTCGCCTTCTCCACGGCCCGGCACCACCACCGCACCGACGACCCCCTCGACACCCGGGTGCTGGACTCCCGCGTCCGTTTCGTCGGGCAGCGCGTGGCCCTGGTCGTGGCGGAGACCCCGCAGGACGCGCAGCGAGCCGTACGCGACGTCGCCGTGCGCTACGAGCCGCTGCAGGCGGTGACCGATCCCGAGGCGGCACGCCGGCCGGGAGCGCCTCTGCTGCACGCGGACGCGCCGGACGACGCCGGGATCGCCGATCCGGCCCGCAACGTCGTCGCCCGGATCGACTCCGAGATCGGCGACGTCGACGCGGCGCTCGCCGGCGCGGCCCACCTGGTCGAGGCCACGTTCTCCACCGGCCGCGTGCAGGCGACGCACCTGGAGACGCACGGCGCCGTCGGCTGGCTCGAGGGCGAGACGCTCGTGGTGCGCACCAGCAGTCAGGTTCCCTACCTCGTCCGCGACGAGCTCGCGCTCCTGCTCGGTCGCGACCCGACGACCGTGCGCGTGGAGACCACCCGGGTCGGCGGCGGGTTCGGGGCCAAGCAGGAGATGCTGGTCGAGGACCTGGTCGCGCTCGCGGTGCTGCGGACCGGACGGCCGGTCCAGCTCGAGCTGTCGAGGACCGAGCAGCTGACGGCGACGACGACCCGGCACCCGATGCGGATCCGGGTCCGCGCCGGCGCCGACGCCGACGGCCGGCTGTGCGCCCTCGACGTCGACGTGCTCTCCGACACCGGCGCCTACGGCAACCACGGGCCGGGGGTGCTCTTCCACGGGTGCAACGAGTCGATCGCGATCTACCGCTGTGCCGCCAAGCGGGTCCGCGGCGAGGCCGTCTACACCAACACCGTGCCCGCGGGGGCGTTCCGCGGCTACGGCCTGGGGCAGGTCGTCTTCGCCCTCGAGCAGGTCGTCGACGAGCTGGGGCGCAGGGCCGGGCTCGACCCGTTCGAGACGCGTGCACGCAACGTCGTCCTGCCGGGCGACCCGATGGTCGCGTGGTCGACGGAGCCCGACGACGTCGTGTACGGCAGTCACGGTGCGCTCGAGTGCCTGCGGCTCGCATCAGACCGGCTCGAGAGCCACGCGCCGCCGCCCGGTCCGCAGTGGCGGGTCGGGCGCGGCGTCGCGCTGGCGATGATCGACACGATCCCGCCCCGCGGACATCGAGGCGAGGCCACCGTGCGGCTCCTGCCCGGCGGGACGTACGAGGCGCGGTGCGGGACGGCCGAGTTCGGCAACGGGAGCACGACCACCCACCTCCAGCTCGTGGCCCAGACGCTCGCCACCACGACCGCGCGGGTCCGGCTCGTGCACGGCACCACCGCGTCGGTCGGCCACGACACCGGCGCGTTCGGCTCGACCGGGATCGTCGTCGCCGGCGCCGCGCTGCAGGCGGCGGCGCGCGATCTGGCGGAACAGCTGGTCGCGGCAGCGGCGGCGCGGGTCGGCGGCGACCCGGGGTCCGCTCGGCTCGAGTCCGACGCGGTCGTCGTCGACGCGACGCGGGTCCCGCTCGCCGACCTCGTCGCGACGGACGACGGGCCACTCGTCGGGCGCGGGCACGCCGACGGCTCGCCGCGCTCGGTGGCGTTCAACGTCCAGGCGTTCGAGGTGGCGGTCGACGTCGAGTCGGGCGAGGTCCGGATCCTCGGCTCGGTGCACGCCGCCGACGCCGGGGTGGTCCTGAATCCTGAGCAGTGCCGCGGGCAGATCGAGGGCGGCATCGCCCAAGGGATCGGCACCGCGCTCTACGAGGAGGTCGTGGTCGGCGCCGACGGAGTGGTCCGGACGCCGGTGCTGCGCACGTACCACGTGCCGCAGATCGGGGACGTGCCGTCGACCGACGTGCTGTTCGCGACGACGTACGACACGGTCGGACCCCAGGGCGCGAAGTCGATGAGCGAGTCCCCGTACAACCCGGTCGCTCCGGCCCTCGCGAACGCGATCCGCGACGCCGTCGGGGTCCGGATGACCGAGCTGCCGATGTCGCGCGACCGGGTCTGGCGCGCGATCGCGGCGCAGTCGCAGTCGTAG
- a CDS encoding nucleoside deaminase: protein MTSRQPDHRTAGTPAAATRTTRALLERAVALAESNVAEGGGPFGAVIAVGDRVVAEAGNRVTRDLDPTAHAEVTAIRAACRERGDFRLDGAVLYSSCEPCPMCLAAALWARLDAVHFAADRHDAARGGFDDLAFYEELARPREGWSRTVVRQVLVAGAVRPFDAWLATDRRTEY from the coding sequence ATGACGAGCAGACAGCCCGACCACCGTACGGCCGGGACTCCGGCCGCGGCGACCCGTACGACCCGGGCCCTGCTCGAGCGTGCGGTCGCGCTCGCGGAGTCCAACGTCGCCGAGGGCGGCGGGCCGTTCGGGGCGGTGATCGCGGTCGGCGACCGGGTCGTCGCCGAGGCCGGCAACCGGGTCACCCGTGACCTGGACCCGACCGCGCACGCCGAGGTCACGGCGATCCGAGCCGCGTGCCGTGAGCGCGGCGACTTCCGGCTGGACGGAGCGGTCCTCTACTCCTCGTGCGAGCCGTGCCCGATGTGCCTGGCCGCCGCGCTCTGGGCGCGGCTCGACGCGGTCCACTTCGCCGCCGACCGGCACGACGCCGCGCGCGGCGGCTTCGACGACCTGGCGTTCTACGAGGAGCTGGCCCGGCCCCGCGAGGGCTGGAGCCGCACGGTGGTCCGGCAGGTCCTGGTCGCGGGGGCGGTCCGTCCGTTCGACGCCTGGCTCGCCACCGACCGCCGGACGGAGTACTGA
- a CDS encoding FAD binding domain-containing protein, with the protein MDLLDVEAHELVTDRGQLSDVRPGDAWLAGGTYLFSEPQPGLRRLRDLTAMDWPALVVDDDGLEIAATCTLGTLAAACGDPAPLLRAGGVRAAGPTALPDGWTLPALARQCLDALLAGFKVWSSATVGGNVCLGLPAGAMTSMLAALDAEVLVWRPDGTSRTTRVPDLVIGDGVTSLGPGELVRSFRVPLPSCTAPVGFRRASRATRGRSGAVLIARRDGDEAVLTVSAAVPRPLVLRLPADADADLVAERVDERVGGAWLDDAYGAADWRRHCARRLGAEVVAEVGAAR; encoded by the coding sequence ATGGACCTCCTGGACGTGGAGGCGCACGAGCTGGTCACCGACCGCGGTCAGCTGTCCGACGTGCGGCCGGGCGACGCGTGGCTCGCGGGCGGCACCTATCTCTTCTCCGAGCCGCAGCCCGGCCTGCGGCGGCTGCGGGACCTGACCGCGATGGACTGGCCGGCACTCGTCGTGGACGACGACGGTCTCGAGATCGCGGCGACGTGCACGCTGGGGACCCTGGCCGCTGCCTGCGGCGACCCCGCGCCGCTGCTGCGGGCGGGGGGCGTGAGGGCCGCCGGCCCGACGGCGCTGCCCGACGGGTGGACCCTCCCGGCGCTCGCCCGGCAGTGCCTCGACGCCCTGCTCGCCGGCTTCAAGGTCTGGAGCAGCGCCACCGTCGGCGGCAACGTCTGCCTCGGCCTCCCCGCCGGCGCGATGACCTCGATGCTCGCGGCGCTGGACGCCGAGGTGCTCGTCTGGCGTCCCGACGGCACCAGCCGTACGACGCGCGTCCCGGACCTCGTGATCGGCGACGGCGTGACGTCGCTGGGGCCGGGTGAGCTGGTCCGGTCGTTCCGGGTCCCTCTCCCCTCGTGCACCGCGCCGGTCGGCTTCCGCCGGGCCTCGCGTGCCACCCGGGGGCGCTCGGGCGCGGTGCTGATCGCGCGGCGCGACGGTGACGAGGCGGTCCTGACCGTGTCCGCTGCGGTGCCCCGACCACTCGTCCTGAGACTGCCGGCCGACGCCGACGCGGACCTGGTCGCCGAGCGCGTCGACGAGCGCGTCGGTGGCGCGTGGCTGGACGACGCGTACGGCGCGGCCGACTGGCGTCGGCACTGTGCGCGCCGTCTCGGCGCCGAGGTGGTCGCCGAGGTCGGAGCAGCGCGATGA
- the rplV gene encoding 50S ribosomal protein L22 translates to MSTLERKGVSARRESLLGDEPGAFAVARFVRVTPQKARRVVDLVRGLDVDEALALLQFAPQGAASDVYKLVASAVANAETTEGLDRSTLVVSTVRVDEGPTMKRWRPRARGAANRILKRTSHITVVVQPRDVVAGQNKKGGNR, encoded by the coding sequence ATGAGCACATTGGAGCGTAAGGGCGTCAGCGCCCGGCGCGAGAGCCTGCTCGGCGACGAGCCCGGCGCCTTCGCGGTCGCACGCTTCGTCCGCGTCACTCCGCAGAAGGCGCGACGGGTCGTCGACCTGGTTCGTGGCCTGGACGTGGACGAGGCGCTGGCGCTGTTGCAGTTCGCGCCGCAGGGCGCGGCGAGCGACGTCTACAAGCTGGTTGCGAGCGCGGTCGCGAACGCCGAGACCACCGAGGGCCTCGACCGTTCGACCCTGGTCGTCTCGACCGTGAGGGTCGACGAGGGCCCGACCATGAAGCGTTGGCGCCCCCGGGCGCGCGGCGCCGCCAACCGCATCCTGAAGCGCACGAGCCACATCACGGTCGTCGTGCAGCCCCGTGACGTCGTCGCGGGCCAGAACAAGAAGGGTGGGAACCGCTAG
- a CDS encoding class I SAM-dependent methyltransferase — MPNAFRGVRAATGRIRRVAAGLTDPVSRPAYLDALRRAARSRRTGTPPGGCRVCGSPRVRSRTITSAHFSDRTIRIVECRVCGFIGIPKGRSSYHDVTDLDEIRVRTSGTVRVGTHETPGREYQMARMAVDILARRDPVDVLVYGAGRSVDNVHIARLDGVDHVAIGDIVRLRDDADFVDVGRPSSGRRFHVVIASEVVEHFREPRADFDTLFSFVASDGLLVCGTNVYGGWRLSKDRYPFFHDHTAYYSPESLLRIATRAGYRIDFRPTGLSRGRKRYVLLSRSERVMSRVACYFGTRTYAPSEARPEPEPGTPRAPRRETS; from the coding sequence ATGCCGAACGCGTTCCGAGGTGTTCGCGCGGCCACCGGGCGGATCCGCCGGGTGGCCGCCGGCCTGACCGACCCGGTCTCGCGTCCCGCCTACCTGGACGCCCTGCGTCGCGCTGCACGCTCGCGCCGGACGGGCACGCCGCCCGGAGGGTGTCGCGTGTGCGGGTCCCCGCGCGTGCGGAGCCGGACGATCACGTCGGCGCACTTCAGCGACCGCACGATCCGGATCGTCGAGTGCCGGGTCTGCGGTTTCATCGGCATCCCGAAAGGTCGCAGCAGCTACCACGACGTCACCGACCTCGACGAGATCCGGGTGAGGACCTCGGGGACCGTCCGGGTCGGCACGCACGAGACGCCGGGCCGCGAGTACCAGATGGCGCGCATGGCGGTCGACATCCTCGCCCGCCGCGACCCCGTCGACGTCCTGGTGTACGGCGCCGGCCGCAGCGTCGACAACGTCCACATCGCCCGCCTCGACGGCGTGGACCACGTGGCGATCGGCGACATCGTGCGGCTGCGCGACGACGCCGACTTCGTCGACGTGGGCCGCCCCTCGTCGGGTCGCCGCTTCCACGTGGTGATCGCGAGCGAGGTGGTGGAGCACTTCCGTGAGCCTCGGGCCGACTTCGACACCCTGTTCTCGTTCGTGGCCTCGGACGGGCTGCTGGTGTGCGGCACGAACGTCTACGGCGGCTGGAGGCTCAGCAAGGACCGCTACCCGTTCTTCCACGACCACACGGCCTACTACTCGCCCGAGTCCCTGCTGAGGATCGCGACGCGCGCCGGCTACCGGATCGACTTCCGTCCGACCGGCCTGTCCCGCGGACGCAAGCGCTACGTGCTGCTGTCGCGGTCCGAGCGGGTGATGAGCCGGGTCGCGTGCTACTTCGGCACCCGCACCTACGCACCCTCGGAGGCGCGCCCCGAGCCCGAGCCCGGCACCCCGCGGGCGCCTCGTCGAGAGACCTCGTGA
- the rplC gene encoding 50S ribosomal protein L3, which yields MSKQNAPVGLLGRKLGMTQTWDENNRVVPVTVIAADTNVVTQIRTAETDGYTAVQIGFGEIDPRKVNKPQSGHFGKAGVTARRHLAEIRTEAVSDYEVGQELSPEIFAAGDFVDVTGTTKGKGFAGVMKRHGFAGVGASHGAHRNHRKPGSIGGCATPGRVFKGLRMAGRMGSDRVTAQSLTVHAVDTEKGLILIKGAVPGPKGGVVMIRTGVKKGAAK from the coding sequence ATGAGCAAGCAGAACGCACCCGTCGGGCTGCTCGGGCGCAAGCTCGGCATGACCCAGACGTGGGACGAGAACAACCGCGTGGTCCCCGTGACCGTGATCGCCGCCGACACCAACGTGGTGACGCAGATCCGCACGGCCGAGACCGACGGCTACACCGCGGTCCAGATCGGCTTCGGCGAGATCGACCCGCGCAAGGTCAACAAGCCGCAGTCCGGGCACTTCGGCAAGGCCGGCGTCACCGCACGCCGTCACCTCGCCGAGATCCGCACCGAGGCCGTCTCCGACTACGAGGTGGGCCAGGAGCTCAGCCCCGAGATCTTCGCCGCCGGTGACTTCGTCGACGTCACCGGCACCACGAAGGGCAAGGGCTTCGCGGGCGTCATGAAGCGCCACGGCTTCGCCGGCGTCGGTGCCTCGCACGGCGCGCACCGCAACCACCGCAAGCCGGGCTCGATCGGTGGCTGCGCCACCCCGGGCCGCGTCTTCAAGGGGCTGCGGATGGCCGGCCGCATGGGCTCGGACCGCGTCACCGCCCAGAGCCTGACCGTCCACGCCGTCGACACCGAGAAGGGCCTCATCCTGATCAAGGGTGCTGTCCCCGGGCCGAAGGGCGGGGTCGTCATGATCCGCACCGGCGTCAAGAAGGGAGCCGCGAAGTGA
- the rplN gene encoding 50S ribosomal protein L14 — protein MIQQESRLKVADNTGAKEILCIRVLGGSGRRYAGIGDTIVATVKDAIPGGNVKKGDVVKAVIVRTAKERRRPDGSYIRFDENAAVILKNDGEPRGTRIFGPVGRELRDKRFMRIVSLAPEVL, from the coding sequence ATGATCCAGCAGGAGTCGCGACTCAAGGTCGCCGACAACACGGGTGCCAAGGAAATCCTGTGCATCCGCGTGCTCGGCGGCTCCGGTCGTCGATACGCAGGGATCGGCGACACCATCGTCGCCACCGTCAAGGACGCGATCCCGGGCGGGAACGTCAAGAAGGGCGATGTCGTGAAGGCCGTCATCGTCCGTACCGCGAAGGAGCGCCGTCGTCCGGACGGCTCCTACATCCGGTTCGACGAGAACGCCGCCGTCATCTTGAAGAACGATGGTGAGCCCCGCGGCACGCGCATCTTCGGCCCCGTCGGCCGCGAGCTGCGCGACAAGCGGTTCATGCGCATCGTCTCGCTCGCTCCGGAGGTGCTGTGA
- the rpsJ gene encoding 30S ribosomal protein S10: protein MAGQKIRIRLKAYDHEVIDTSARKIVDTVTRTGATVAGPVPLPTEKNVYCVIRSPHKYKDSREHFEMRTHKRLIDIIDPTPKTVDSLMRLDLPAGVDIEIKL from the coding sequence ATGGCGGGACAGAAGATCCGCATCAGGCTCAAGGCCTATGACCACGAGGTGATCGACACCTCGGCGCGCAAGATCGTCGACACCGTCACCCGTACGGGCGCCACGGTCGCTGGTCCTGTGCCGCTGCCGACGGAGAAGAACGTCTACTGCGTCATCCGTTCGCCGCACAAGTACAAGGACAGCCGCGAGCACTTCGAGATGCGCACCCACAAGCGCCTGATCGACATCATCGACCCCACGCCGAAGACCGTCGACTCGCTGATGCGCCTCGACCTGCCTGCCGGCGTCGACATCGAGATCAAGCTCTGA
- the rplX gene encoding 50S ribosomal protein L24: MSDRKSLTIKKGDHVRVLAGKDRGVEGKVIGVFPESERVIVEGVNRIKRHQRAIQPGATSSIVTKEAPIHVSNVALLVEVDGEKVPTRIGFRRDEVTKKRPDGSTYTAQRSVRIAKRTGEEI, encoded by the coding sequence ATGAGCGACCGCAAGAGCCTCACGATCAAGAAGGGCGACCACGTGCGCGTGCTCGCCGGCAAGGACCGCGGTGTCGAGGGCAAGGTCATCGGGGTGTTCCCCGAGTCCGAGCGCGTCATCGTCGAGGGCGTCAACCGCATCAAGCGCCACCAGCGCGCGATCCAGCCCGGCGCGACCAGCAGCATCGTGACCAAGGAGGCGCCGATCCACGTCTCCAACGTCGCGCTGCTCGTCGAGGTCGACGGCGAGAAGGTCCCGACCCGGATCGGCTTCCGCCGCGACGAGGTCACGAAGAAGCGGCCCGACGGGTCCACGTACACGGCGCAGCGCAGCGTGCGCATCGCCAAGCGCACCGGAGAGGAGATCTGA
- the rpsQ gene encoding 30S ribosomal protein S17: MTNNPAGERNRRKVREGLVVSDKMDKTVVVSVEDRVKHALYGKVLRRTSKLKAHDEANEAGIGDRVLIAETRPLSATKRWRLVEVLEKAK; encoded by the coding sequence ATGACGAACAACCCCGCAGGCGAGCGCAACCGCCGCAAGGTGCGTGAGGGCCTCGTCGTCAGCGACAAGATGGACAAGACCGTCGTCGTGAGCGTCGAGGACCGCGTGAAGCACGCGCTGTACGGCAAGGTGCTCCGCCGCACCAGCAAGCTCAAGGCGCACGACGAGGCCAACGAGGCCGGCATCGGCGACCGCGTGCTGATCGCCGAGACGCGTCCGCTCTCCGCGACCAAGCGCTGGCGGCTCGTCGAGGTCCTCGAGAAGGCCAAGTAA
- the rpmC gene encoding 50S ribosomal protein L29, whose product MAKSTTAHDLRELSADDLATKLSEAKEELFNLRFQAATGQLENNARLRTVRKDIARIYTVVRERELGIIESEEA is encoded by the coding sequence ATGGCGAAGAGCACCACTGCTCACGACCTCCGCGAGCTGAGTGCCGACGACCTCGCGACCAAGCTGAGCGAGGCCAAGGAAGAGCTGTTCAACCTGCGCTTCCAGGCCGCGACCGGTCAGCTCGAGAACAACGCTCGGCTGCGTACGGTCCGCAAGGACATCGCGCGGATCTACACCGTCGTCCGGGAGCGCGAGCTCGGCATCATCGAAAGCGAAGAGGCATGA
- the rplB gene encoding 50S ribosomal protein L2, whose amino-acid sequence MAIRKYKPTTPGRRGSSVADFSEITRSTPEKSLTKPLPKKGGRNNQGRITTRHQGGGHKRAYRVIDFRRYDKDGVPAKVAHIEYDPNRTARIALLHYADGEKRYIIAPEGLRQGMNVEAGPAADIKPGNNLPLRNIPVGTVVHAIELRPGGGAKMGRSAGARVQLVAKEGTRAQLRLPSGEMRYVDVRCRASIGEVGNAEQSNINWGKAGRSRWKGKRPTVRGVAMNPIDHPHGGGEGKTSGGRNPVSPWGQPEGRTRKKKASDKLIVRRRKTGKR is encoded by the coding sequence ATGGCAATCCGTAAGTACAAGCCGACCACCCCGGGCCGCCGTGGCTCGTCGGTGGCCGACTTCAGCGAGATCACGCGCTCGACGCCCGAGAAGTCCCTGACCAAGCCGCTGCCCAAGAAGGGCGGCCGCAACAACCAGGGCCGGATCACCACCCGGCACCAGGGTGGCGGTCACAAGCGCGCCTACCGCGTCATCGACTTCCGTCGCTACGACAAGGACGGCGTCCCGGCGAAGGTCGCGCACATCGAGTACGACCCGAACCGCACCGCGCGGATCGCGCTGCTGCACTACGCCGACGGCGAGAAGCGCTACATCATCGCGCCCGAGGGCCTGAGGCAGGGCATGAACGTCGAGGCCGGCCCGGCCGCCGACATCAAGCCCGGCAACAACCTGCCGCTGCGCAACATCCCGGTCGGCACGGTCGTGCACGCGATCGAGCTCCGTCCCGGTGGCGGCGCCAAGATGGGTCGCTCGGCCGGCGCTCGCGTCCAGCTCGTCGCGAAGGAGGGCACCCGCGCACAGCTGCGGCTGCCGTCCGGCGAGATGCGCTACGTCGACGTGCGCTGCCGCGCGAGCATCGGCGAGGTCGGCAACGCCGAGCAGTCGAACATCAACTGGGGCAAGGCCGGCCGCTCGCGCTGGAAGGGCAAGCGCCCGACCGTGCGCGGTGTCGCGATGAACCCGATCGACCACCCGCACGGCGGTGGCGAGGGCAAGACGTCGGGTGGACGCAACCCGGTGTCGCCGTGGGGTCAGCCGGAAGGCCGCACCCGCAAGAAGAAGGCCAGCGACAAGCTGATCGTCCGTCGCCGCAAGACCGGAAAGCGCTGA
- the rplP gene encoding 50S ribosomal protein L16 encodes MLIPRRVKHRKQHHPKRRGAAKGGTSLAFGDFGIQAVEGHYVTNRQIESARIAMTRHIKRGGKVWINIYPDRPLTKKPAETRMGSGKGSPEWWIANVKPGRVMFELSGVSEPVAREALRRAIHKLPMKCKIVTREAGDF; translated from the coding sequence ATGCTGATCCCGCGCAGGGTCAAGCACCGCAAGCAGCACCACCCGAAGCGTCGCGGCGCCGCCAAGGGCGGCACGTCGCTGGCGTTCGGAGACTTCGGCATCCAGGCGGTGGAGGGTCACTACGTGACCAACCGCCAGATCGAGTCGGCGCGTATTGCGATGACCCGTCACATCAAGCGTGGCGGCAAGGTGTGGATCAACATCTACCCCGACCGTCCGCTGACCAAGAAGCCGGCCGAGACCCGCATGGGTTCCGGCAAGGGTTCCCCGGAGTGGTGGATCGCCAACGTGAAGCCCGGCCGCGTGATGTTCGAGCTCTCGGGCGTCTCCGAGCCGGTGGCCCGCGAGGCGCTGCGTCGCGCGATCCACAAGCTCCCCATGAAGTGCAAGATCGTGACCCGCGAGGCAGGTGACTTCTGA
- the rpsC gene encoding 30S ribosomal protein S3: MGQKINPHGFRLGVSTDHKSRWYADKLYGSYVGEDIKIRRMLTKGMDRAGISRVEIERTRDRVRVDIHTARPGIVIGRRGAEADRIRADLEKLTGKQIQLNILEVKNSELDAQLVAQGVAEQLAGRVQFRRAMRKALQSTMRAGAKGVRIQCSGRLGGAEMSRSEFYREGRVPLHTLRADVDYGFYEARTTFGRIGVKVWIYKGEVAGTRAEREAQAAARAAAPGRQRPGRGRRPARDGQRAERPARQQEQAAEAAPASSEAAAAPADAANGTES; this comes from the coding sequence GTGGGACAGAAGATCAACCCGCACGGCTTCCGTCTCGGCGTCTCCACCGACCACAAGAGCCGCTGGTACGCCGACAAGCTCTACGGCAGCTACGTCGGCGAGGACATCAAGATCCGTCGGATGCTGACCAAGGGCATGGACCGCGCCGGCATCAGCCGGGTCGAGATCGAGCGCACCCGTGACCGCGTGCGTGTGGACATCCACACCGCGCGTCCGGGCATCGTGATCGGTCGCCGCGGCGCCGAGGCCGACCGCATCCGCGCGGACCTCGAGAAGCTCACCGGCAAGCAGATCCAGCTGAACATCCTCGAGGTCAAGAACTCCGAGCTCGATGCGCAGCTGGTCGCCCAGGGTGTCGCCGAGCAGCTCGCGGGTCGCGTGCAGTTCCGCCGCGCGATGCGCAAGGCGCTGCAGTCGACCATGCGTGCCGGCGCCAAGGGCGTCCGGATCCAGTGCTCGGGTCGGCTCGGCGGCGCGGAGATGTCGCGCTCCGAGTTCTACCGCGAGGGCCGGGTCCCGCTGCACACGCTGCGTGCCGACGTCGACTACGGCTTCTACGAGGCCCGGACGACCTTCGGCCGGATCGGCGTGAAGGTCTGGATCTACAAGGGTGAGGTCGCCGGGACCCGCGCCGAGCGCGAGGCCCAGGCCGCTGCCCGTGCCGCCGCTCCGGGTCGCCAGCGCCCCGGTCGTGGTCGCCGTCCGGCGCGTGACGGTCAGCGCGCCGAGCGTCCCGCCCGTCAGCAGGAGCAGGCCGCCGAGGCCGCTCCCGCGAGCAGTGAGGCCGCTGCCGCTCCGGCGGACGCGGCCAACGGAACGGAGAGCTGA
- the rplW gene encoding 50S ribosomal protein L23, which yields MSTLHKDPRDVLIAPVVSEKSYGLLDENKYTFIVRPDANKTEIKIAVEKVFGVTVTAVNTQNRKGKTRRTRFGVGKRAAVKRAIVSVAPGQSIDIFAAPGA from the coding sequence GTGAGCACGCTGCACAAGGATCCGCGCGACGTCCTGATCGCGCCGGTCGTGAGCGAGAAGAGCTACGGCCTGCTCGACGAGAACAAGTACACGTTCATCGTGCGGCCGGACGCCAACAAGACCGAGATCAAGATCGCCGTCGAGAAGGTCTTCGGCGTGACGGTCACGGCGGTGAACACCCAGAACCGCAAGGGCAAGACGCGTCGCACCCGCTTCGGCGTCGGCAAGCGTGCCGCCGTCAAGCGGGCGATCGTGAGCGTCGCCCCGGGCCAGAGCATCGACATCTTCGCTGCGCCGGGCGCCTGA